One genomic segment of Gottschalkia acidurici 9a includes these proteins:
- a CDS encoding DUF1385 domain-containing protein, producing the protein MSSIKDLDRKPKHITKIGGQALIEGVMMRGPKDIGIAVRKPDGEIELKVDPIENLTTRNKFFKLPIIRGVVGLIEAMVLGTKSLMYSAEFFEDTGESEPTKFDKFIEKVFKDKAEDISIYITVFVSILISIGLFMLAPTFVTNFLKNKVQTPILLNLLEGLIRVAIFLIYVLSVSRLEDVKRVFEYHGAEHKTIHCYENEEELTVENVMKYPILHPRCGTSFLFTVMIISILVFSFFGWPSPLQRFISRIVLLPVIAGISYEINRIIGKSNGKFAYIVSYPGLLIQKFATTKEPDASQIEVAIAALKGVLVEDKEADKW; encoded by the coding sequence TATAAAGGACTTAGATAGAAAACCCAAACATATAACTAAAATAGGTGGTCAGGCTCTTATAGAAGGAGTTATGATGAGAGGACCTAAAGATATAGGAATAGCAGTTAGAAAGCCAGATGGAGAAATAGAATTAAAAGTAGATCCAATAGAAAATTTAACCACTAGAAATAAATTCTTTAAGCTTCCAATTATAAGAGGTGTGGTAGGTCTTATAGAAGCAATGGTTTTAGGTACTAAATCACTTATGTATTCAGCGGAATTTTTTGAGGATACAGGTGAAAGTGAACCTACTAAGTTTGACAAATTTATAGAAAAAGTATTTAAAGATAAAGCAGAAGACATATCTATATATATCACAGTTTTTGTATCTATATTAATATCTATAGGACTTTTCATGTTAGCACCTACATTTGTAACAAATTTTCTTAAAAATAAAGTACAAACACCTATATTGCTAAATCTTCTAGAAGGATTGATAAGAGTAGCAATATTCTTAATATATGTATTATCTGTATCTAGATTAGAAGATGTTAAAAGAGTATTTGAGTATCATGGGGCAGAGCATAAAACTATACATTGTTATGAAAATGAAGAAGAACTTACAGTAGAAAATGTAATGAAGTATCCAATCCTTCATCCAAGATGTGGAACTAGCTTCCTGTTTACAGTAATGATAATAAGCATATTAGTTTTCTCATTTTTTGGATGGCCAAGTCCGCTTCAAAGATTTATATCAAGAATAGTGCTATTACCAGTAATAGCAGGTATATCTTATGAAATAAATAGAATTATAGGTAAAAGCAATGGGAAATTCGCCTATATCGTTTCTTATCCAGGACTTCTAATTCAAAAATTCGCCACAACAAAAGAACCAGATGCTTCTCAGATTGAAGTAGCTATAGCAGCACTCAAAGGAGTATTAGTAGAAGATAAGGAAGCGGACAAATGGTAG
- a CDS encoding chromate transporter — protein sequence MNLFKLFIAFFKIGFFTIGGGYAMLPLIQREVVDENGWLTTDEFLDAIAISQTSPGAVAINISIFIGYKLNGFLGAIVCTLGTVLPSLISILAIAMFFYKFKDIEVIKKIFLGIRPAVVAMIASAVYFLGKSLKLKKETTIMAIVSFIIIVFLDVNPVIVILIGGTFSAFYYKYKDAGEDKEGEGE from the coding sequence ATGAATTTATTTAAGCTTTTTATAGCTTTTTTTAAGATAGGATTTTTCACTATTGGTGGGGGATATGCAATGCTTCCTCTTATACAAAGAGAGGTTGTAGATGAAAATGGTTGGCTTACGACAGATGAATTTCTAGATGCAATTGCCATATCACAAACTTCACCAGGTGCAGTAGCGATAAATATATCTATATTTATTGGATATAAGTTAAATGGATTTCTAGGAGCAATAGTATGTACACTTGGAACAGTTCTCCCATCTCTTATATCTATCTTAGCTATAGCTATGTTTTTTTATAAATTCAAAGATATAGAGGTAATAAAAAAAATATTTTTAGGTATAAGACCAGCAGTAGTGGCAATGATTGCATCAGCTGTATACTTTTTAGGTAAATCATTAAAATTAAAAAAAGAAACAACTATAATGGCTATAGTAAGCTTTATTATAATAGTCTTTTTAGATGTGAATCCTGTAATTGTAATACTAATAGGAGGAACATTTTCTGCATTTTACTATAAGTATAAAGATGCTGGAGAAGATAAAGAAGGTGAAGGGGAATGA
- the prmC gene encoding peptide chain release factor N(5)-glutamine methyltransferase: protein MVEYTINTLLKKGIENLGEGDYLNPLLDSQILLGFVLDVERMYLYTHKDDIVDNKDMERFLELIEKRKKRYPLQYIIGKQEFMGLDFFVKEGVLVPRADTEILVESIIDIVKNGYFKDKENLNIVDIGTGSGAITLSLAHYIKNSFVYSVDISDIPIEVATKNSINLSLNNRVKFLKGNLLEPLQKEELKNRVDILVSNPPYIPSNVIDDLQTEVSDYEPRLALDGGEDGLDFYRDIIKSSDIYLSSKGMIAFEIGYDQGEAVKNLLKKNGKFEDIKIIKDLSGLDRVVLGFHDEQS, encoded by the coding sequence ATGGTAGAATATACTATAAATACACTTTTAAAAAAAGGAATAGAAAATTTAGGGGAAGGGGATTATTTAAATCCTCTTCTTGATTCACAAATACTTTTAGGATTTGTACTAGATGTTGAAAGAATGTATCTTTATACTCATAAAGATGATATTGTAGATAATAAAGATATGGAAAGATTTCTTGAATTAATAGAAAAAAGAAAAAAAAGATATCCTCTTCAGTATATTATAGGAAAGCAGGAATTTATGGGATTAGACTTCTTCGTAAAAGAAGGGGTTCTAGTACCTAGAGCAGATACAGAAATTTTGGTAGAAAGTATAATAGATATAGTGAAAAATGGGTATTTTAAAGATAAAGAAAACTTGAATATAGTAGATATAGGTACTGGAAGTGGAGCTATAACATTAAGTTTAGCTCACTACATAAAGAATTCTTTTGTTTATTCTGTAGATATTAGTGATATACCTATAGAAGTAGCAACGAAAAATAGTATAAATCTTTCACTAAATAATAGAGTGAAATTTTTGAAAGGAAACTTACTGGAACCTTTACAAAAAGAAGAGTTAAAAAATAGAGTTGATATATTAGTATCTAATCCACCATATATCCCATCAAATGTTATAGATGATCTTCAAACAGAAGTTTCAGATTATGAGCCTAGGCTGGCACTAGATGGTGGAGAGGATGGATTAGACTTCTATAGAGATATAATAAAAAGTTCTGATATATATTTATCATCAAAGGGTATGATAGCATTTGAGATAGGATATGACCAAGGAGAAGCAGTAAAAAATCTATTGAAAAAAAATGGTAAATTTGAAGATATAAAAATAATTAAAGACTTATCAGGATTAGATAGAGTTGTATTAGGGTTTCACGATGAACAAAGTTAG
- the prfA gene encoding peptide chain release factor 1 yields the protein MLDKLEFIEKRYQELNEKIADPEIISNISEWQKYVKEHSDIEDVVLKYKEYKACLEQLEENKEMLKDKLDEDFRELVKLEVDELEEKIEVISEELKVLLIPKDPNDDKNVIVEIRAGAGGDEGGIFAGDLLRMYTRYAERQGWKTEMMSLHDQGVGGVKEASFLIKGKGAYSRLKYESGVHRVQRVPATESSGRIHTSTATVAVLPEADDVDIVINQNDVRVDVFRSSGNGGQSVNTTDSAVRLTHTPTGIVVSCQDEKSQLKNKEKAFKILKARLYDKMIEEQNAEIAQERKSQVGTGDRSAKIRTYNFPQGRITDHRVNLTVYKLDAFLDGDINEMLDSLITTAQAEKLQQVE from the coding sequence TTGTTAGACAAATTGGAATTTATAGAAAAAAGATATCAAGAACTAAATGAAAAGATAGCTGATCCAGAAATCATTAGCAATATTTCAGAGTGGCAAAAATACGTTAAAGAACATTCAGATATAGAAGATGTAGTACTAAAATACAAAGAATATAAAGCTTGTTTAGAACAATTAGAAGAAAATAAAGAAATGTTAAAAGATAAACTAGATGAAGACTTTAGAGAGTTAGTGAAATTAGAAGTAGATGAACTAGAAGAAAAAATAGAGGTAATATCTGAAGAATTAAAAGTATTACTAATACCAAAGGATCCTAATGATGACAAAAACGTTATAGTAGAAATTCGTGCAGGTGCTGGTGGAGATGAAGGTGGTATCTTTGCAGGAGACTTACTTAGAATGTATACTAGATACGCAGAAAGACAAGGTTGGAAAACTGAAATGATGAGCTTACACGATCAAGGTGTAGGAGGAGTTAAAGAAGCATCTTTCCTAATAAAAGGTAAGGGAGCATATAGTAGACTTAAATATGAAAGTGGAGTACACAGAGTACAAAGAGTTCCAGCAACAGAATCAAGTGGTAGAATTCATACTTCAACAGCTACTGTAGCAGTACTTCCAGAAGCAGATGACGTAGATATAGTAATAAACCAAAATGATGTAAGGGTAGATGTTTTCCGTTCATCTGGTAATGGTGGGCAAAGTGTTAATACTACTGACTCGGCAGTTAGACTTACACACACACCTACAGGTATAGTTGTATCTTGTCAAGATGAGAAATCGCAGCTAAAAAATAAAGAAAAAGCATTTAAAATTCTTAAGGCTAGACTTTATGATAAAATGATAGAGGAGCAAAATGCTGAAATAGCTCAAGAAAGAAAGTCTCAAGTTGGTACTGGAGATAGAAGTGCAAAAATAAGAACTTATAACTTCCCACAAGGAAGAATAACAGACCATAGAGTCAACTTAACAGTATATAAGCTAGACGCATTTTTAGA
- a CDS encoding chromate transporter codes for MIFKLFWAFFKVGMFSFGGGYAMLPFMQKEVIEVHNWLTPHDFLDILAIAQITPGPVSINTATFVGYQLKGVLGSIVATTAVVMPSFIIVLLISLFFEKFKKSKTVERIFKGLRPIILGLIASAAVDIGKGVFIDFKSVLIAILIFYLMAFRKVNTILIIVLSGVLGVLLY; via the coding sequence ATGATTTTTAAATTATTTTGGGCTTTTTTCAAAGTAGGAATGTTTAGCTTTGGTGGAGGATATGCAATGCTTCCATTCATGCAGAAAGAAGTTATAGAAGTACATAATTGGTTAACTCCTCATGATTTTTTAGATATTCTAGCAATAGCTCAGATAACACCAGGTCCAGTGTCTATAAATACAGCTACGTTTGTAGGATATCAGCTAAAAGGGGTTTTAGGATCTATAGTAGCTACAACTGCAGTAGTTATGCCTTCGTTTATCATAGTACTACTTATATCTCTATTCTTTGAAAAGTTTAAAAAGTCTAAAACTGTAGAAAGAATATTCAAGGGGTTAAGACCCATAATACTTGGACTTATAGCATCGGCAGCAGTAGATATAGGAAAAGGAGTATTTATTGACTTTAAAAGTGTACTTATAGCTATTTTGATATTTTACTTGATGGCATTTAGGAAAGTAAATACAATATTAATTATTGTTTTATCTGGTGTATTAGGTGTTTTACTTTATTAA